One stretch of Eretmochelys imbricata isolate rEreImb1 chromosome 1, rEreImb1.hap1, whole genome shotgun sequence DNA includes these proteins:
- the LOC144265802 gene encoding carbonyl reductase [NADPH] 1-like, producing MSSTPVAVVTGGNKGIGFAIVRALCKQFTGDVYLTARDPGRGQTAVTKLQEEGLSPLFHQLDIDNLQSIRTLRDFLKEKYGGLNVLVNNAGIAFKVADTTPFATQAEVTMRTNFFATRDVCMELLPLIKPHGRVVNVSSMVSVSALARCSQDLQRKFRSDTITDEELVKLMTKFVEDTKNGVHEKEGWPNTAYGVSKIGVTVLSRIQARMLNEERKADQILLNACCPGWVRTDMAGPSATKSPDEGAETPVYLALLAPGADGPHGQFVSEKKVQKL from the exons ATGTCCAGCACCCCAGTAGCTGTGGTGACCGGGGGCAACAAAGGGATTGGATTTGCTATTGTGCGGGCTCTGTGTAAGCAGTTCACTGGGGATGTGTACCTGACAGCCCGGGACCCAGGACGGGGTCAGACTGCAGTGACAAAACTGCAGGAGGAGGGACTGAGCCCGCTTTTCCACCAGCTGGACATTGATAATCTGCAGAGTATCCGGACTCTGCGGGACTTCCTGAAGGAGAAGTATGGTGGGCTGAATGTGCTGGTTAACAACGCAGGGATTGCTTTCAAAG TTGCTGATACCACTCCATTTGCTACTCAAGCGGAGGTTACAATGAGGACAAACTTTTTTGCAACAAGGGATGTCTGCATGGAGTTGCTACCTCTCATAAAGCCTCATG GCAGAGTAGTGAATGTATCTAGCATGGTAAGCGTATCAGCTCTGGCAAGATGTAGCCAAGATCTGCAGCGGAAGTTTCGTAGTGACACAATCACTGACGAGGAGCTAGTGAAACTCATGACaaagtttgtggaggataccAAGAACGGAGTGCATGAGAAGGAGGGCTGGCCAAATACTGCTTACGGTGTGTCCAAAATTGGAGTCACGGTCTTGTCCAGAATCCAGGCCCGGATGTTGAACGAAGAAAGGAAAGCTGATCAAATTCTTCTAAATGCCTGTTGCCCTGGATGGGTGAGAACCGACATGGCAGGTCCCAGTGCCACTAAAAGCCCAGATGAGGGAGCCGAGACTCCAGTTTACTTAGCCCTTTTGGCCCCTGGTGCTGATGGGCCTCATGGGCAGTTCGTTAGTGAAAAGAAGGTGCAAAAGCTGTAA